In Rhodoferax koreense, a genomic segment contains:
- a CDS encoding PD-(D/E)XK nuclease family protein translates to MPLSASHPVDRLWREPATGWLARIAAEIDARGAHAARSVVLLPYAQLMPLAQRLWAEVHPDGFAPRFETTQNWARGLGGTALGAIDLRGDAALDGLQAPALLDAAGLGAQRDALAGRLVEAAHQLAPLAAAVAPADRAAWAVSARAALATGMDSPVLAWEAAVARIALEWAAISAYTTDVLWSPGLAASLECVVVLQGFQADGLVTALAASWGDKAAVLPWQPELETADDLPPAIHAAIHAALDAEDEAQRAAACVLRHVEAGRIPVGLAAIDRLLTRRVRAMLAAHHVAIRDETGWKLSTTRAAGHLMSALRASRWDASSDAVLNWLKNAPAFAPSVVRVLEKKLRQAAATDWSGWSASAVFDREALAERVAECVNLANTLRAGLQRARPLAAWLAALRDVLQQSGQWTLLEADAAGEKLLAALRLVPGAEHELAGLPQAARRLLAFEFGAWVDTALESASFVPDYPLHEQVVITPLSQLLARPFAALVLPGCDEIRLAASPEPPGAWTAAQRAALGLPSRDAIAASQLAAWQDALRMPMVDVLWRQSDASGETLLPSPLVQAIQPGANAVAAVDPRMARTVVATPTLRPLPVGQALPVTHLSASAYEDLRRCPYRFFALRQLGLKEPEELEGEVDKRDFGNWLHAVLKTFHEGLKQAPEPEHAARLALIDAAAAATTRDMRLSEEEFLPFAAAWPRVRDGYLAWLLQHEAAGGRFEEAESQRELPLGALTLIGTIDRVDQLPAGEDGEAAVMVIDYKTENQTRTQSRIKQPLEDTQLAFYAALLPHDTLRAAYLNVGEKDGSKSFEQTAVVAARDALVHGIITDMERIAEGAVLAALGEGAACEFCAARGLCRKDFWS, encoded by the coding sequence ATGCCCCTCTCAGCCTCCCATCCCGTCGACCGGCTCTGGCGCGAACCCGCCACCGGCTGGCTGGCGCGCATCGCCGCAGAGATCGACGCGCGCGGCGCGCATGCCGCCCGCAGCGTGGTCCTGCTGCCGTATGCGCAGCTCATGCCGCTGGCGCAAAGGCTGTGGGCCGAAGTCCATCCCGACGGTTTCGCTCCGCGCTTCGAGACGACGCAGAACTGGGCGCGCGGCCTGGGCGGCACGGCGCTCGGCGCCATCGACCTGCGCGGCGACGCCGCGCTCGACGGCCTGCAAGCCCCGGCGCTGCTCGATGCCGCGGGCCTGGGCGCGCAGCGCGACGCGCTCGCCGGCCGCCTGGTCGAAGCCGCGCACCAGCTCGCGCCGCTGGCCGCGGCCGTCGCGCCCGCGGACCGCGCGGCCTGGGCGGTCTCGGCGCGTGCGGCACTGGCCACCGGCATGGATTCGCCGGTGCTGGCCTGGGAGGCCGCGGTGGCCCGCATCGCCCTCGAATGGGCCGCCATCTCCGCCTACACCACCGACGTGTTGTGGTCGCCTGGCCTGGCCGCTTCACTCGAATGCGTGGTCGTGCTGCAGGGCTTTCAAGCCGACGGACTGGTCACGGCACTGGCGGCATCGTGGGGCGACAAGGCGGCCGTGCTGCCTTGGCAGCCCGAACTCGAAACAGCCGATGACTTGCCGCCCGCGATCCATGCCGCCATCCACGCGGCCCTGGACGCCGAGGACGAAGCCCAGCGCGCCGCGGCCTGCGTGCTGCGCCATGTCGAGGCCGGCCGCATCCCCGTGGGCCTGGCCGCCATTGACCGGCTGCTCACGCGCCGTGTGCGCGCCATGCTGGCCGCGCACCACGTGGCCATCCGCGACGAGACCGGCTGGAAGCTTTCCACCACGCGCGCGGCCGGCCATTTGATGTCGGCCCTGCGCGCGAGCCGTTGGGACGCCAGCAGCGACGCCGTGCTCAATTGGCTGAAGAACGCGCCTGCCTTCGCCCCGAGCGTGGTGCGCGTGCTGGAGAAGAAATTGCGCCAGGCCGCGGCCACCGACTGGAGCGGCTGGAGCGCCTCGGCCGTCTTCGATCGCGAGGCTCTGGCCGAGCGCGTTGCGGAATGTGTGAATCTGGCCAACACGCTGCGCGCCGGCCTGCAGCGCGCACGGCCGCTCGCCGCCTGGCTGGCGGCATTGCGCGACGTGCTGCAACAGAGCGGCCAGTGGACGCTGCTCGAAGCCGATGCCGCGGGCGAAAAACTGCTGGCGGCGCTGCGCCTGGTGCCTGGCGCCGAACACGAACTCGCCGGCCTGCCACAGGCCGCACGGCGGCTGTTGGCTTTCGAGTTCGGCGCCTGGGTCGACACCGCGCTCGAGTCGGCGAGTTTCGTGCCCGACTATCCGCTGCACGAACAGGTAGTGATCACGCCGCTGAGCCAGTTGCTTGCGCGGCCGTTCGCGGCCCTGGTCCTGCCCGGCTGCGACGAGATCCGCCTGGCCGCTTCACCCGAACCGCCCGGCGCGTGGACCGCCGCGCAACGCGCCGCGCTCGGCCTGCCTTCGCGCGACGCCATCGCCGCGAGCCAGCTCGCCGCCTGGCAGGACGCGCTGCGCATGCCCATGGTCGATGTGCTGTGGCGGCAGAGCGATGCGAGTGGCGAGACCCTGTTGCCGAGCCCGCTGGTGCAGGCGATCCAGCCCGGTGCGAATGCGGTCGCGGCCGTCGATCCACGGATGGCCCGAACCGTCGTGGCCACGCCGACGCTGCGCCCGCTGCCCGTGGGCCAGGCCTTGCCGGTCACGCACCTGTCGGCGAGTGCCTATGAAGACCTGCGGCGTTGCCCCTACCGGTTCTTCGCGCTGCGCCAGCTCGGGCTGAAGGAGCCCGAGGAGCTGGAAGGCGAGGTCGACAAGCGCGACTTCGGCAACTGGCTGCACGCCGTGCTCAAGACCTTCCATGAAGGCCTGAAGCAGGCGCCCGAGCCCGAACATGCGGCGCGCCTGGCCTTGATCGACGCGGCGGCCGCGGCCACCACGCGCGACATGCGTCTGTCCGAAGAAGAGTTCCTGCCGTTCGCCGCCGCCTGGCCGCGCGTGCGCGACGGCTACCTGGCCTGGCTGCTGCAGCACGAGGCGGCCGGCGGCCGTTTCGAGGAGGCCGAAAGCCAACGCGAGTTGCCACTCGGTGCGCTCACACTGATCGGCACCATCGACCGCGTGGACCAGTTGCCGGCCGGAGAAGACGGCGAAGCCGCGGTGATGGTCATCGACTACAAGACCGAGAACCAGACCCGCACGCAAAGCCGCATCAAGCAGCCGCTCGAAGACACGCAGCTCGCGTTCTACGCCGCCTTGCTGCCACACGACACGCTGCGCGCCGCCTACCTCAACGTGGGCGAAAAGGACGGCAGCAAGAGCTTCGAGCAGACCGCGGTGGTGGCCGCGCGCGACGCGCTGGTGCACGGCATCATCACCGACATGGAACGCATCGCCGAAGGCGCGGTGCTGGCCGCGCTGGGCGAGGGTGCGGCCTGCGAGTTCTGCGCGGCGCGAGGCCTTTGCCGTAAAGACTTCTGGTCTTGA
- a CDS encoding MATE family efflux transporter, with amino-acid sequence MTGASQPSERGYIARHAGTVLVGQLAVMAFGVTDTVVAGRYAEDALAALSVGSAVFVSIFVALMGVLQALLPIWAELFGAGRPRDVGRSVRQSMYLCGLLMLLGITALLLPAPLLRWAEVPPALQAEVTRYLAVLAMALPPALLFRVYSTLNQSLGKPLLVTWVQMGSLALKIPLSVWFTFGGLGLEAQGAVGCAWATLVVNYAMLAVALGTLRTRPFYEPYGLWRRMERPDARQIAAFLRLGLPGGLAIMVEVTSFTLMALFIARLGSVASAAHQIAANLAAVLYMSPLSFGIATSARASYWLGAGDARRARAAIRAGFGMALATAVLLAALLWFGRGWLAAAYASSPAVIAMATGLLAWVALYHLADAVQAVCVAVLRSYRVTVLPLLVYGALLWGLGLSGGVHLAYDGLGPWPALRHPTAFWASSAAALAVTALVFVAILWQTMRRSRTPRRP; translated from the coding sequence TTGACCGGCGCCAGCCAGCCGTCCGAACGCGGCTACATCGCCCGCCACGCCGGCACGGTGCTGGTCGGCCAGCTCGCCGTCATGGCCTTCGGCGTGACCGATACGGTGGTCGCCGGCCGCTACGCCGAAGATGCGCTGGCCGCGCTGTCGGTCGGCTCCGCGGTGTTCGTCAGCATCTTCGTGGCCCTGATGGGCGTGCTGCAGGCCCTGCTGCCGATCTGGGCCGAGCTGTTCGGCGCCGGCCGGCCGCGCGACGTGGGCCGTTCCGTGCGCCAGTCGATGTACCTCTGCGGCCTGCTGATGCTGCTCGGCATCACCGCACTGCTGCTGCCCGCGCCGCTGCTGCGCTGGGCCGAGGTGCCGCCGGCGCTGCAGGCCGAGGTCACGCGTTACCTCGCGGTGCTGGCCATGGCCCTGCCGCCGGCCCTGCTGTTCCGCGTCTACAGCACGCTCAACCAGAGCCTGGGCAAGCCGTTGCTCGTGACCTGGGTGCAGATGGGCTCGCTCGCGCTCAAGATCCCGCTGTCGGTATGGTTCACCTTCGGCGGCCTCGGGCTGGAGGCGCAGGGTGCCGTGGGCTGCGCCTGGGCCACGCTGGTGGTCAACTACGCCATGCTCGCCGTGGCGCTCGGGACCCTGCGGACGCGGCCCTTCTACGAACCCTATGGGCTGTGGCGCCGCATGGAACGGCCCGACGCGCGGCAGATCGCGGCCTTCCTGCGGCTCGGCCTGCCGGGCGGGCTGGCGATCATGGTCGAAGTCACGTCGTTCACGCTGATGGCACTGTTCATCGCCCGGCTGGGCAGCGTGGCCTCCGCGGCGCACCAGATCGCAGCCAACCTCGCGGCGGTGCTGTACATGTCGCCGCTGTCCTTCGGCATCGCCACCAGCGCCCGGGCCAGCTATTGGCTGGGCGCGGGTGATGCACGGCGGGCGCGCGCGGCGATCCGCGCAGGCTTCGGCATGGCGCTGGCCACGGCGGTGCTGCTCGCGGCGCTGTTGTGGTTCGGGCGCGGCTGGCTCGCCGCGGCCTACGCGAGCAGTCCCGCCGTCATCGCCATGGCCACCGGCCTGCTGGCCTGGGTGGCGCTCTACCACCTGGCCGACGCCGTGCAGGCGGTGTGCGTGGCGGTGCTGCGTTCCTACCGCGTGACCGTACTGCCGCTGCTGGTCTACGGCGCCCTGCTGTGGGGCCTCGGCCTTTCGGGCGGCGTGCATCTGGCGTATGACGGCCTGGGTCCCTGGCCGGCGCTGCGCCACCCGACGGCATTCTGGGCCTCCAGCGCGGCCGCCCTGGCGGTCACCGCGCTGGTGTTCGTGGCCATCCTCTGGCAGACGATGCGGCGCAGCCGCACACCGCGCCGACCCTGA
- a CDS encoding type B 50S ribosomal protein L31 produces the protein MKEGIHPNYREVCFMDLSNNFKFVTRSCVNAKETIKMEDGRELPLYKLDTSSESHPFYTGTQKSVDNMGGRVERFRNRFGKTTAAAPKAAE, from the coding sequence ATGAAAGAAGGCATTCACCCGAACTACCGCGAAGTTTGCTTCATGGACTTGTCCAACAACTTCAAGTTCGTGACGCGTTCGTGCGTCAACGCCAAGGAAACCATCAAGATGGAAGACGGCCGCGAGCTGCCGCTGTACAAGCTTGACACCTCCAGCGAATCGCATCCGTTCTACACGGGCACGCAAAAATCCGTGGACAACATGGGTGGCCGCGTCGAGCGTTTCCGCAACCGTTTCGGCAAGACCACCGCTGCAGCCCCCAAAGCCGCAGAATAA
- a CDS encoding HAD family hydrolase, producing the protein MKPSTVVFDLGAVLLHWHPIELVQRVLPAHAHNETEARRICAALFGGFVPGSAWAEFDRGAVEPEALAALLSPGTGIPVPQLLDFILAVPDHLHTKPDTAALLPRLQDQGHRLVYLSNMPQYFADRLFAERTFFHHFEDGIFSGRVGLIKPEHGIFELAERQFGLEPARTMFIDDSAHNVATAHARGWGAIQFHDAAQCEADLQAHSWLT; encoded by the coding sequence ATGAAACCCTCCACCGTCGTCTTCGATCTCGGCGCCGTGCTGTTGCACTGGCACCCCATCGAACTCGTGCAACGCGTGTTGCCCGCCCATGCCCACAACGAAACCGAGGCCCGGCGCATCTGCGCGGCGCTGTTCGGGGGCTTCGTGCCGGGATCGGCCTGGGCCGAATTCGACCGTGGCGCGGTCGAGCCTGAAGCCCTGGCGGCGCTGCTGTCGCCCGGCACCGGCATTCCCGTGCCGCAACTGCTCGACTTCATCCTCGCCGTGCCCGACCACCTGCACACCAAGCCCGACACGGCGGCCCTGCTGCCGCGGCTCCAGGACCAAGGGCATCGGCTGGTCTACCTGTCGAACATGCCGCAGTACTTCGCCGATCGCCTTTTCGCCGAACGTACCTTCTTCCACCATTTCGAAGACGGCATCTTCTCGGGCCGCGTGGGCCTGATCAAACCCGAGCACGGCATCTTCGAACTGGCCGAGCGCCAGTTCGGTCTCGAGCCGGCACGCACCATGTTCATCGACGACAGCGCGCACAACGTCGCCACGGCGCACGCGCGCGGCTGGGGAGCGATCCAGTTCCACGACGCCGCGCAATGCGAGGCCGACCTCCAGGCCCATTCCTGGCTGACCTGA
- the trxA gene encoding thioredoxin TrxA, which translates to MANELIKHISDATFDADVLKSSTPVLVDYWAEWCGPCKMIAPILDEVATGYEGKLQITKMNVDENRDIPAKFGIRGIPTLMIFKDGELAATKVGAMSKAQLTAFIDQQLA; encoded by the coding sequence ATGGCCAACGAACTCATCAAACATATTTCCGATGCAACCTTCGACGCGGACGTCCTGAAGTCCAGCACCCCCGTCCTGGTGGACTACTGGGCCGAATGGTGCGGTCCTTGCAAGATGATCGCGCCAATTCTCGACGAAGTCGCCACCGGTTACGAAGGCAAGCTGCAGATCACCAAGATGAACGTGGACGAGAACCGCGACATCCCCGCCAAGTTCGGCATCCGCGGCATTCCGACGCTGATGATCTTCAAGGACGGCGAACTCGCCGCCACCAAGGTCGGCGCCATGAGCAAGGCGCAACTCACCGCTTTCATCGACCAGCAACTGGCCTGA
- the rho gene encoding transcription termination factor Rho produces MHLNELKALHVSEVLKQAEELEIENTGRMRKQELMFAIIKKRARTGEQIIADGVLEILPDGFGFLRSPDTSYTASTDDIYISPSQVRRFNLHTGDMIEGEVRTPKDGERYFALNKLDRVNGGGPEENKHKVMFENLTPLFPKEQMKLERDIKGDENITGRIIDIVAPIGKGQRALLVAPPKSGKTVMMQHIAHAIAANYPDSYMMVLLVDERPEEVTEMQRSVKGEVIASTFDEPAARHVHVAEMVIERAKRLVELKKDVVILLDSITRLARAYNNVVPSSGKVLTGGVDSNALQRPKRFLGAARNVEEGGSLTIIATALIDTGSRMDEVIFEEFKGTGNCEIHLDRRLYEKRVFPSLQLNRSGTRREELLLAPEILQKSRILRQFMYNMDEIESMELMLKNMKATKNNVEFFDMMRRGG; encoded by the coding sequence ATGCACTTAAACGAACTCAAGGCACTGCACGTGTCTGAAGTCTTGAAGCAAGCCGAAGAACTTGAAATCGAGAACACCGGCCGCATGCGCAAGCAGGAGCTGATGTTCGCCATCATCAAGAAGCGCGCGCGCACCGGCGAGCAGATCATTGCCGACGGCGTGCTGGAAATCCTGCCCGACGGGTTCGGCTTCCTGCGCAGCCCCGACACCAGCTACACCGCCAGCACCGACGACATCTACATCAGCCCGAGCCAGGTGCGCCGCTTCAACCTGCACACCGGCGACATGATCGAAGGCGAAGTGCGCACGCCCAAGGACGGCGAGCGTTATTTCGCGCTGAACAAGCTCGACCGCGTGAACGGCGGCGGCCCCGAGGAAAACAAGCACAAGGTGATGTTCGAGAACTTGACGCCGCTGTTCCCCAAGGAACAGATGAAGCTCGAGCGCGACATCAAGGGCGACGAGAACATCACCGGCCGCATCATCGACATCGTGGCGCCGATCGGCAAGGGCCAGCGCGCCCTGCTCGTCGCCCCGCCCAAGAGCGGCAAGACGGTCATGATGCAGCACATCGCCCACGCCATCGCCGCCAACTACCCCGACAGCTACATGATGGTGCTGCTGGTCGACGAGCGGCCCGAGGAAGTGACGGAAATGCAGCGCTCGGTGAAGGGCGAAGTCATCGCCTCCACCTTCGACGAGCCCGCCGCGCGCCACGTGCACGTGGCCGAAATGGTGATCGAGCGCGCCAAGCGCCTGGTCGAACTGAAGAAGGACGTGGTTATCCTGCTGGACTCGATCACGCGCCTGGCCCGCGCCTACAACAACGTCGTGCCGTCCTCCGGCAAGGTGCTGACCGGTGGTGTCGACTCCAACGCGCTGCAACGGCCCAAGCGCTTCCTCGGCGCCGCGCGCAACGTGGAGGAAGGCGGCTCGCTGACCATCATCGCCACCGCGCTGATCGACACCGGCAGCCGCATGGACGAAGTGATCTTCGAAGAATTCAAGGGCACGGGCAACTGCGAAATCCACCTGGATCGCCGCCTGTACGAAAAACGCGTCTTCCCGTCGCTGCAGCTCAACCGCAGCGGCACCCGCCGCGAGGAACTGCTGCTGGCCCCCGAGATCCTGCAGAAGAGCCGCATCCTGCGCCAGTTCATGTACAACATGGACGAAATCGAGTCGATGGAGCTGATGCTCAAGAACATGAAGGCCACGAAGAACAACGTGGAATTCTTCGACATGATGCGCCGGGGCGGTTGA